The proteins below come from a single Haliaeetus albicilla chromosome 22, bHalAlb1.1, whole genome shotgun sequence genomic window:
- the CIITA gene encoding MHC class II transactivator isoform X2: MFPWKLVEVDLLCKDIKRRIMDSVFVSENGYLDLLHSDIDPLHLYTLLDPKSSGNEESDFSADPEADASNYDQFNNLDFLYTMENCENGDELYLCSNTIEAYARIAELAEYVLKDQQEKQVEDTFAGNLTLDEMAAENTEKLTDIKMQKCHKRTFLGSAESCSGASEPKYKKIVEVPAVSAGNGSFLAMPLNSYPAGFTSLTKQHMSFSVPATNALERSFIIPESSAPLIPECLPVGMKGNQENTGFADPPQQILVLGNGTSDVIIYPGLEMFKEVQVPIIPSEEPFKRPKPVETFCTSLKDYFRDVCKSVAMEREVTLDHLFIDGTLVQSQTETKTGKNSVKAMEKELVTCSLQGKEKAVLNRSQIFQILEGKYLDTKVIVVLGKAGMGKSILVQKICQDWSNGEFPQFEFVFWFDCKQISLPERRYSLKDLLVEFFIKPQEGSKEIFEYLLQNPAKVLLVFDGFEGLHDHDNSPRCSASQPEEDLCSIKELLSGLIQKKILNGCTLLLTARPKDKVYQYVSKVDKTIEIVGFSPQQRELYITKYFEGLPYCDNALKLIKECEYLFSHCYSPVMCRFVCFLCETVLEMGDESLPSTLTTVFLKFVQQKIIPMQTDVTAVQNQESLATLARIAWYLGEKHQSAMKSDLLPSKEVKEFALKYGFFLPFAFPRHSDSGEEEFGSTFSDFVIQNFLGALHLMLAEDIKDKSLTKYLSFPSKKKKPYNWLDLVPRFLAGLLFLQDDPYFCSLSNKDVKQSTKKQKTLLKYIRRLQINELCPERLLELLHCIYETQSNYLLQHVALRLKPDLSFLGIVLTPPDVHVLRSILKKSRKEFSLDLRNSSIDMQGLKDLAGLKNVASFRASLSDTVKLWKSLEQTKDYELLRASIEKFVLDPFKAKTMKDITDLSDLVEMQEKMINCVQDASGCSSYEIPAIKNLRKLEFALGPVCGLQGFLKLVEILAAFPSLQHLDLDALSENGIGDEGAESLSEVFPTLKSLETLNLSQNKITDVGAEKLATALPFLSSLKTLSLYNNSICDFGAENLAKVLPAMASLRVLDVQYNKITGVGAQQLTDSLRKCPHIKNLVMWNPTIPYGVLEHLQQLDSRISV, from the exons ACATCAAGAGACGAATCATGGATTCGGTATTTGTGTCTGAAAATGGCTATCTTGATTTGCTGCACAGTGATATCGATCCATTGCATCTGTATACTCTCCTTGATCCTAAGTCATCTGGAAATGAAGAAAGTGACTTCTCTGCAG ATCCCGAAGCTGATGCCAGCAACTATGATCAGTTCAATAATTTGGATTTCCTGTATACGATGGAAAATTGTGAAAATGGGGATGAACTGTATCTCTGTTCCAACACCATAGAAGCCTATGCTAGAATAG CTGAATTAGCAGAATATGTGCTCAAAGATCAGCAGGAAAAGCAGGTGGAAGACACTTTTG CAGGGAACCTTACTTTGGATGAAATGGCTGCTGAAAACACTGAGAAACTTACTGACATAAAGATGcagaaatgtcacaaacgaa cctTCTTAGGCTCTGCAGAGAGTTGCTCTGGTGCTTCAGAACCCAAATACAAGAAAATTG tggaaGTCCCTGCAGTGTCTGCAGGGAATGGCAGTTTCTTAGCTATGCCTCTCAACAGCTATCCAGCCGGCTTCACCTCACTAACTAAGCAGCACATGTCCTTTTCTGTTCCTGCTACCAATGCATTGGAAAGAAGTTTCATAATTCCCG AATCTTCAGCACCTTTGATTCCAGAGTGCCTACCTGTTGGCATGAAAGGGAACCAAGAGAATACAGGCTTTGCAGATCCTCCTCAGCAGATACTTGTTCTTGGAAATGGCACATCTGATGTTATAATATATCCAG GTTTAGAAATGTTCAAAGAAGTCCAAGTTCCCATAATTCCTTCTGAAGAACCATTCAAAAGACCAA aGCCAGTGGAAACTTTCTGTACATCACTTAAGGATTATTTCCGAGACGTGTGCAAATCTGTGGCCATGGAGCGTGAAGTAACTCTTGATCACCTGTTTATTGATGGGACACTTGTTCAAAGCCAAACTGAAACCAAGACTGGGAAGAATAGTGtaaaagcaatggaaaaggaGCTGGTAACTTGCAGTctgcaagggaaggaaaaggcagtCCTTAACAGAAGCCAAATATTTCAAATCCTGGAAGGTAAATACTTAGACACTAAAGTGATTGTGGTGCTGGGAAAAGCAGGAATGGGCAAAAGCATTCTTGTTCAGAAGATCTGCCAGGATTGGTCCAATGGAGAGTTTCCTCAATTTGAATTTGTATTTTGGTTTGACTGCAAACAAATAAGCTTGCCTGAGAGGCGATACAGCCTGAAGGATCTGCTTGTTGAATTTTTTATAAAACCTCAAGAGGGAAGCAAAGAGATCTTTGAGTATCTATTGCAAAATCCTGCTAAAGTCCTTCTGGTTTTTGATGGTTTTGAAGGGTTGCATGATCATGACAATTCTCCTCGTTGCTCGGCCAGCCAGCCTGAAGAAGACTTGTGCAGTATAAAGGAGCTGCTTTCAGGACTCATCCAAAAAAAGATACTCAATGGTTGTACTTTATTACTTACAGCAAGACCAAAGGACAAGGTGTACCAGTATGTGTCCAAAGTGGATAAGACTATTGAAATAGTAGGATTTTCCCCTCAGCAGAGAGAATTGTACATAACCAAATACTTCGAAGGATTACCCTACTGTGATAATGCACTGAAGTTAATCAAAGAGTGTGAGTACTTGTTCAGTCATTGTTACAGCCCTGTTATGTgtagatttgtttgttttctctgtgagACAGTACTGGAAATGGGAGATGAAAGCCTTCCTTCAACTCTTACTACAGTCTTCCTGAAGTTTGTTCAGCAAAAGATAATACCTATGCAAACAGATGTTACAGCCGTGCAAAATCAAGAGAGTCTTGCTACGCTAGCCCGTATAGCCTGGTATCTTGGAGAAAAGCACCAAAGTGCCATGAAAAGTGATCTTCTTCCTTCTAAGGAAGTTAAAGAGTTTGCTCTGAAATATGGATTTTTCCTGCCATTTGCATTCCCCAGACATTCAGATAGTGGAGAAGAGGAATTTGGGAGCACATTCTCTGATTTTGTCATTCAGAATTTCTTGGGTGCACTTCACCTTATGTTAGCAGAAGACATCAAGGATAAGAGTCTAACAAAGTACTTGTCTTTTCcatccaagaagaaaaaaccttATAACTGGTTAGACTTAGTACCTCGATTTTTGGCCGGATTGTTGTTCCTCCAGGATGATCCCTACTTCTGTTCCCTTTCAAATAAGGATGTAAAACAATCAAccaagaagcagaaaacacttttgaaataTATTAGAAGGCTGCAGATAAATGAGCTCTGTCCGGAGAGGTTACTTGAGCTTTTACATTGTATTTATGAAACACAAAGCAATTATCTTTTGCAGCATGTGGCCTTAAGGCTTAAGCCAGACCTGTCTTTTCTGGGCATAGTTCTTACACCACCTGATGTCCATGTACTGCgctctattttaaaaaagtcaaGAAAAGAGTTTTCCTTGGATTTGCGAAACAGCAGCATTGACATGCAAGGGCTAAAAGACTTGGCTGGTCTAAAGAATGTGGCATCATTCAG GGCCTCCCTCAGTGATACAGTCAAGCTCTGGAAATCTTTAGAACAGACAAAAGACTATGAACTGCTGAGAGCATCAATAGAGAAATTTGTTCTTGATCCCTTTAAGGCAAAGACAATGAAGGACATCACTGACCTTTCAGACCTTGTAGAGATGCAGGAGAAGATGATCAATTG TGTGCAAGATGCATCTGGTTGCAGCAGCTATGAAATTCCTGCCATCAAAAACCTCAGAAAGCTAGAATTTGC gctGGGTCCAGTATGTGGCCTTCAGGGATTCCTAAAACTTGTGGAAATTCTTGCAGCATTTCCATCACTTCAGCACTTAGA CCTTGATGCTCTGAGTGAAAATGGCATAGGAGATGAAGGAGCAGAGAGTCTATCTGAAGTCTTTCCAACCCTGAAATCACTGGAAACATTAAA CTTATCACAGAATAAGATAACAGATGTGGGTGCGGAGAAGCTAGCTACAGCTCTTCCTTTCTTGTCTTCGTTAAAGACACTAAG CTTATACAATAATAGCATTTGTGATTTTGGAGCAGAAAATCTTGCGAAAGTTCTTCCTGCGATGGCATCTTTAAGAGTGCTAGA tgttcAGTATAACAAAATAACTGGTGTTGGAGCCCAGCAGCTGACTGACAGCCTACGAAAATGTCCCCATATAAAGAACTTAGT GATGTGGAATCCCACCATTCCCTACGGAGTTCTCGAACACCTTCAGCAGCTGGACTCTAGGATCAGTGTGTAG
- the CIITA gene encoding MHC class II transactivator isoform X1 — protein MFPWKLVEVDLLCKDIKRRIMDSVFVSENGYLDLLHSDIDPLHLYTLLDPKSSGNEESDFSADPEADASNYDQFNNLDFLYTMENCENGDELYLCSNTIEAYARIAELAEYVLKDQQEKQVEDTFAGNLTLDEMAAENTEKLTDIKMQKCHKRTFLGSAESCSGASEPKYKKIVEVPAVSAGNGSFLAMPLNSYPAGFTSLTKQHMSFSVPATNALERSFIIPESSAPLIPECLPVGMKGNQENTGFADPPQQILVLGNGTSDVIIYPVLTSSMETLISPSFPVSLCGLEMFKEVQVPIIPSEEPFKRPKPVETFCTSLKDYFRDVCKSVAMEREVTLDHLFIDGTLVQSQTETKTGKNSVKAMEKELVTCSLQGKEKAVLNRSQIFQILEGKYLDTKVIVVLGKAGMGKSILVQKICQDWSNGEFPQFEFVFWFDCKQISLPERRYSLKDLLVEFFIKPQEGSKEIFEYLLQNPAKVLLVFDGFEGLHDHDNSPRCSASQPEEDLCSIKELLSGLIQKKILNGCTLLLTARPKDKVYQYVSKVDKTIEIVGFSPQQRELYITKYFEGLPYCDNALKLIKECEYLFSHCYSPVMCRFVCFLCETVLEMGDESLPSTLTTVFLKFVQQKIIPMQTDVTAVQNQESLATLARIAWYLGEKHQSAMKSDLLPSKEVKEFALKYGFFLPFAFPRHSDSGEEEFGSTFSDFVIQNFLGALHLMLAEDIKDKSLTKYLSFPSKKKKPYNWLDLVPRFLAGLLFLQDDPYFCSLSNKDVKQSTKKQKTLLKYIRRLQINELCPERLLELLHCIYETQSNYLLQHVALRLKPDLSFLGIVLTPPDVHVLRSILKKSRKEFSLDLRNSSIDMQGLKDLAGLKNVASFRASLSDTVKLWKSLEQTKDYELLRASIEKFVLDPFKAKTMKDITDLSDLVEMQEKMINCVQDASGCSSYEIPAIKNLRKLEFALGPVCGLQGFLKLVEILAAFPSLQHLDLDALSENGIGDEGAESLSEVFPTLKSLETLNLSQNKITDVGAEKLATALPFLSSLKTLSLYNNSICDFGAENLAKVLPAMASLRVLDVQYNKITGVGAQQLTDSLRKCPHIKNLVMWNPTIPYGVLEHLQQLDSRISV, from the exons ACATCAAGAGACGAATCATGGATTCGGTATTTGTGTCTGAAAATGGCTATCTTGATTTGCTGCACAGTGATATCGATCCATTGCATCTGTATACTCTCCTTGATCCTAAGTCATCTGGAAATGAAGAAAGTGACTTCTCTGCAG ATCCCGAAGCTGATGCCAGCAACTATGATCAGTTCAATAATTTGGATTTCCTGTATACGATGGAAAATTGTGAAAATGGGGATGAACTGTATCTCTGTTCCAACACCATAGAAGCCTATGCTAGAATAG CTGAATTAGCAGAATATGTGCTCAAAGATCAGCAGGAAAAGCAGGTGGAAGACACTTTTG CAGGGAACCTTACTTTGGATGAAATGGCTGCTGAAAACACTGAGAAACTTACTGACATAAAGATGcagaaatgtcacaaacgaa cctTCTTAGGCTCTGCAGAGAGTTGCTCTGGTGCTTCAGAACCCAAATACAAGAAAATTG tggaaGTCCCTGCAGTGTCTGCAGGGAATGGCAGTTTCTTAGCTATGCCTCTCAACAGCTATCCAGCCGGCTTCACCTCACTAACTAAGCAGCACATGTCCTTTTCTGTTCCTGCTACCAATGCATTGGAAAGAAGTTTCATAATTCCCG AATCTTCAGCACCTTTGATTCCAGAGTGCCTACCTGTTGGCATGAAAGGGAACCAAGAGAATACAGGCTTTGCAGATCCTCCTCAGCAGATACTTGTTCTTGGAAATGGCACATCTGATGTTATAATATATCCAG TGCTAACTTCTTCCATGGAAACGCTGATATCCCCAAGTTTTCCAGTTAGTTTATGTG GTTTAGAAATGTTCAAAGAAGTCCAAGTTCCCATAATTCCTTCTGAAGAACCATTCAAAAGACCAA aGCCAGTGGAAACTTTCTGTACATCACTTAAGGATTATTTCCGAGACGTGTGCAAATCTGTGGCCATGGAGCGTGAAGTAACTCTTGATCACCTGTTTATTGATGGGACACTTGTTCAAAGCCAAACTGAAACCAAGACTGGGAAGAATAGTGtaaaagcaatggaaaaggaGCTGGTAACTTGCAGTctgcaagggaaggaaaaggcagtCCTTAACAGAAGCCAAATATTTCAAATCCTGGAAGGTAAATACTTAGACACTAAAGTGATTGTGGTGCTGGGAAAAGCAGGAATGGGCAAAAGCATTCTTGTTCAGAAGATCTGCCAGGATTGGTCCAATGGAGAGTTTCCTCAATTTGAATTTGTATTTTGGTTTGACTGCAAACAAATAAGCTTGCCTGAGAGGCGATACAGCCTGAAGGATCTGCTTGTTGAATTTTTTATAAAACCTCAAGAGGGAAGCAAAGAGATCTTTGAGTATCTATTGCAAAATCCTGCTAAAGTCCTTCTGGTTTTTGATGGTTTTGAAGGGTTGCATGATCATGACAATTCTCCTCGTTGCTCGGCCAGCCAGCCTGAAGAAGACTTGTGCAGTATAAAGGAGCTGCTTTCAGGACTCATCCAAAAAAAGATACTCAATGGTTGTACTTTATTACTTACAGCAAGACCAAAGGACAAGGTGTACCAGTATGTGTCCAAAGTGGATAAGACTATTGAAATAGTAGGATTTTCCCCTCAGCAGAGAGAATTGTACATAACCAAATACTTCGAAGGATTACCCTACTGTGATAATGCACTGAAGTTAATCAAAGAGTGTGAGTACTTGTTCAGTCATTGTTACAGCCCTGTTATGTgtagatttgtttgttttctctgtgagACAGTACTGGAAATGGGAGATGAAAGCCTTCCTTCAACTCTTACTACAGTCTTCCTGAAGTTTGTTCAGCAAAAGATAATACCTATGCAAACAGATGTTACAGCCGTGCAAAATCAAGAGAGTCTTGCTACGCTAGCCCGTATAGCCTGGTATCTTGGAGAAAAGCACCAAAGTGCCATGAAAAGTGATCTTCTTCCTTCTAAGGAAGTTAAAGAGTTTGCTCTGAAATATGGATTTTTCCTGCCATTTGCATTCCCCAGACATTCAGATAGTGGAGAAGAGGAATTTGGGAGCACATTCTCTGATTTTGTCATTCAGAATTTCTTGGGTGCACTTCACCTTATGTTAGCAGAAGACATCAAGGATAAGAGTCTAACAAAGTACTTGTCTTTTCcatccaagaagaaaaaaccttATAACTGGTTAGACTTAGTACCTCGATTTTTGGCCGGATTGTTGTTCCTCCAGGATGATCCCTACTTCTGTTCCCTTTCAAATAAGGATGTAAAACAATCAAccaagaagcagaaaacacttttgaaataTATTAGAAGGCTGCAGATAAATGAGCTCTGTCCGGAGAGGTTACTTGAGCTTTTACATTGTATTTATGAAACACAAAGCAATTATCTTTTGCAGCATGTGGCCTTAAGGCTTAAGCCAGACCTGTCTTTTCTGGGCATAGTTCTTACACCACCTGATGTCCATGTACTGCgctctattttaaaaaagtcaaGAAAAGAGTTTTCCTTGGATTTGCGAAACAGCAGCATTGACATGCAAGGGCTAAAAGACTTGGCTGGTCTAAAGAATGTGGCATCATTCAG GGCCTCCCTCAGTGATACAGTCAAGCTCTGGAAATCTTTAGAACAGACAAAAGACTATGAACTGCTGAGAGCATCAATAGAGAAATTTGTTCTTGATCCCTTTAAGGCAAAGACAATGAAGGACATCACTGACCTTTCAGACCTTGTAGAGATGCAGGAGAAGATGATCAATTG TGTGCAAGATGCATCTGGTTGCAGCAGCTATGAAATTCCTGCCATCAAAAACCTCAGAAAGCTAGAATTTGC gctGGGTCCAGTATGTGGCCTTCAGGGATTCCTAAAACTTGTGGAAATTCTTGCAGCATTTCCATCACTTCAGCACTTAGA CCTTGATGCTCTGAGTGAAAATGGCATAGGAGATGAAGGAGCAGAGAGTCTATCTGAAGTCTTTCCAACCCTGAAATCACTGGAAACATTAAA CTTATCACAGAATAAGATAACAGATGTGGGTGCGGAGAAGCTAGCTACAGCTCTTCCTTTCTTGTCTTCGTTAAAGACACTAAG CTTATACAATAATAGCATTTGTGATTTTGGAGCAGAAAATCTTGCGAAAGTTCTTCCTGCGATGGCATCTTTAAGAGTGCTAGA tgttcAGTATAACAAAATAACTGGTGTTGGAGCCCAGCAGCTGACTGACAGCCTACGAAAATGTCCCCATATAAAGAACTTAGT GATGTGGAATCCCACCATTCCCTACGGAGTTCTCGAACACCTTCAGCAGCTGGACTCTAGGATCAGTGTGTAG